GCGGGACTGTGCGGCGGCGGCCTCGCGGGCGGTGTCGGCGGCGGCGCGGGCGGCCTCGCGGGCCTCGTCCCAGCCGGCCACGGCGCTCTTCTCGGCGTCGCTGGCGGCGAGGGCGGCGCGGGCGGGGTCGGCGTCGGGGGCGGTGTCGTCGAGCCAGCCCGCGCGGACGGCCTCGGCGGTCTCCTGCTCGACCTCGGCGAGCCGGGCGCGCAGGTGTTCGGCCTCGCTGCGGGCGCGCTGGGCGGCGGTGGCGGCGGCGGTCGCGTCGCGGTGGGCGCTCTCCCCCAGCTCCTGGAGGGCGGCGCTGCGTTCCTCGCCCTCGTTGGCGACCTCCTCGCCCGCTTCGGCGGCCGTGTGCAGGGCCCGTACGAGCGCGGCGGCGGCGGTGGCGCGGGCGGCGAGGGCCGGGGCGGCGTCCCGTTCCGCTTCGAGGATGGCGGCGGCGACGCGGGCGGAGCGGTCGGCGGCGGCGCGGTGGCGCAGGACGGACTCGGCGGCCTGCCAGGCGGAGTGCAGGGTGCGTGCTTCGAGGAGTTCGCGGCGCTGGGCGGTGGCGGCCTTGTCGGCCACGGCGAGGGCCAGCGAGGCGTGCCGGTAGGCGAGTTCGGCGGACACGGCGGCGCTGCGGTCGCGGGCGGCTTCGGCGGCGGTGACCTGGTGCGCGGCGTCGGTGACCCGCTGGGCGAGGTCGGCGGCGCGGCCGCGCTCCTCACCGGCGCGGGCGGACAGCCGCCGGGCCAGGGTGCGCGTACGGCGTTCCGCGCCCGCGTGGACGTCGCGGGCGCGGGAGCGCGCTTCGGCGGCGTCCACGATCCGGCCGAGGAGGTCCACCGAGCCCGCGGTGAAGTCCCGTTCGGCCATCAGCTCGGCGCGGCGGCCGAGCTTGTTGCCGAAGCCGTGGACCAGGTCGGCGAGGCCGTCGGTGTCGCGGGTGTCGGTGACGGCGCGCAGCAGCAGGTCGGTGAAGTCGGAGTCCTTCTTGACCGCGAAGAGGCCGGCCGCCTCGCCCTCGTCGGCATTCATCTCGCGCTGGTAGCGGAAGAGTTCGGGGTCGAGGCCGAGGTCGGTGAGGTGTTCGTTCCAGCGGTCGTGGATCTCCTCCCAGGAGACCTCCAGGTGCGGGTACGCCTTGCCCGCCTCCGTGATCGCGTCGCGGAAGCCCTTCATGGTGCGGCGGCGGCCCTGGGCGCCCGAGACGCCTTCGGCGACGGGGCGCACGGCGGTGGATTCGGCGACCGGGAGGTTGTCCAGGCTCAGCCCGGGGCCGGGCCGGAAGGAGTACCAGGCCTCGGCGAACTTGCGCGGGTCGTTGGACACCTGGCGGCCGCGCCATTCGCTGACCTTGCCGACGACCACGCATTCGCCGGTGCGGGTGTGCTGCCACTCCAGGGCGACGTGACCGCAGTCGTCGGCGAGCAGGAACTTGCGCAGGACGCCGGAGCTGGCGCCGCCCAGGGTGTTGCGGTGGCCGGGCAGCATCACCGAGAAGATCAGCTTGAGCAGGACGGACTTGCCGCCGCCGTTCTCCAGGAACAGCACCCCGGCGGGCGCGGGGCGCCGCGGCGGGCCGGACGGCTCGTCCTCGAAGAACTCCGCCTGGGTGGGCGCCGGGTGGGGCACCGGCTCGCCGACTCCGCGCAGGTCGAGCACGGTGTCGGCGTAGCGCGCACCGGCGGGTCCGATGGAGTAGAGGCGGATCCGGGACAGCTCGTACATGGCGGACTCTCGTGATGGCTTGGTACGGAGGGCGGGTGGCGGGGTCGGCGCGGCGGGCGGGGCGCTGCCGGGAGGGGCTCAGGCGTGGAAGGGGCTCAGGTGTGGAAGGGGAGGCCCGCGTCGGCGGCGAGTTCCAGGTCGTCGCCCTCGGGGGGCGGCAGCAGGGTGGCGGAGCCGTCGCTGACGGCGACCACGCCGAGTTCGAGCAGTTCGGCCATCGCGGCGCTGCCGGCCATGTCCCGGACCTGGAGCTGGTAGCGGGGGGTGGTCCGGTAGGTGCCTCCGGAGTCGTCCCCGGTGCGCTGGAGGAAACCGGAATCGGTGAGGAAGGCGGCGGCCTTGCCGACGATGCCGGTGGTGGAACCGGCGAGGCGGCGGGCGTCCTTGGTGGCTCCGGTGGCGCTGCGCCGGGAGTAGACCCGCCAGGCGGCCTCCAGGCCGGGGGCGTCGGTGGCGGGGTCGGTGTTCTCGCCCTGCTCGTCGGCGCGCTCCTCCAGGCGGCGGCAGGTCTGGCGGACGAAGGCGTCCACGCCGTTGACCGTGATCCGGCCGATGTAGCCGTCGTCGGCGAGGTCCTCGGGACGGGGGAACGCGAGGGCGGCGACGGCGAGGTGGGCCAGGCCGTGCAGGAACCGGTCGGCGGAGTCGGCGGTGGTGCGGCGGGCGTAGTCGCCCATGCGGACGGCGAAGACGGAGTCCTCGCCCGCGGCGACGGCCATCCCGGCCCGGGTGGACACCTCCAGGACGACCAGGCCGAGGCCGGTGGCGACGGCGTCGGCGAGCCGCGCGAAGGCGGGGTCCTCGCGGTAGCGGCGCAGCAGTTCGGCGTATTCGGCGTCCCGGGCGGGCAGCAGCTTGGGCTGGAGCCCGAAGGCGACGAGCCGGGCCGCGTCGGCGGCGTCGGCCGGGGTGACGGCGGCGGCCTGGACGTGGGCCGGGGCCGACGCCGCGTCGGGCTCGCTCCACGCGGGGTGCTCGGCGTGGTGGTCGCTCACGGGTACGTCTCCTCGGGGGCGGTGCGGATGCGGATGCTCGCGGGGCGGGCGGGGATGGTGCGGGGGGTCGGCGTCCGGACGCCGTGCCGCACGGGCGGACCGGCCGGGGCCGCCGGGGCCGGGAGACGGTGCCGCGCAGTCGGAACGGCCGGGGGCAGCGGGCCCGGCCGCGCGGCCGCTGCCACCCGGGCCGCCGGGGCCGGGAGGCCGGGACCAGAGGGCAGGGGGACGGGACGGGACGGCGGGGTCATGCGGCTTCCGTGCGGTCCGCGGTCATGGCTGCCGAGTCGAGGAGGGCCGTGCCGACGATGAGGTCGGCGCCGCCGAACTCCGGGTCGTCCAGTTCCGTACCGTCGTCCACCGCGAACAGCAGCCGCTCCTCGCCCTGGCGGTAAGCGGTGCCGACCGCCGGGCTCGCGGCGTGTACGGCGAGCAGCGCGACGAGGTACGGCAGGTCCGGGTCGTGCAGCCGGGCCTCGGCCAGCAGGCCGGAGAGCCGGCGCGGGGCGTCGTGCGGGAGGTCCAGCAGGCCCATGGCGCGGGCCAGTTGTTCCTCGCTGAACCTGCTGTCGTCGGGGGTGGCGATCAGGTCCGGCTCGGGCATCTCGATGCCGAGGTGCTCGCGCTCGACGGGCGGGGTCAGCAGGATCTCCACGAGGTCGGCGACCCGTACCGAGACGGGGGTGCGCAGTCCGGTCCCGGCGGCGAAGAACGCGTCGGTGACCCGGCACGCGTGCGACACGGGCAGCGGCAGGACGGGGGCGACGAGCTGCCCGTACAGGTCGATGCCGGAGCGCGGCGCGGGCGCCGCGAAGGCCTGGCGGTCCTGTTCGGCGCGGAAGAGCGGCCCGGCGTCGAGCAGCCGGGACTGGAGCTGGGTGTGGCGGCGGATGCAGTCCTTGACGATGTCGACGAGTTCGGCGGCGCGCCGCTTGTTCTCGGGGTCCTCGGCCTCGTCGCGGGCCTTGCGGATGTTGGTGAGGATCGCGTTCTCGTGCCGGTAGCGGTCGGCGACGTGGTCCAGCGCCTCCGCGATCATGTCCGGGACGGCCTGGAGCCAGTCCACGGCGCGCACGTTGCGCCGGGTCGCGTCCAGGGTCCGGCGCAGCGTCTCGGCGTACTGCACGGTGCGGTAGCGGGCCTGTTCGGCGGCGAGCTGGGCGTCGGCGAGCCGTCCCCGGCTGATGAGCACCTCCAGCTTCACCTCGGCGGCGATCTGGGCGCTGGTGACATCGGTGTCGAGGGCGCCGACGAGGACGTTGACGGCTTCGTCGGTGGTGCGCAGGTAGACCGCGCCGCCGTAGCCGGGGACTTCCTCGATGAGCTTGAAGTCGTAGTCGCGGCGGACGTAGACCCCGTCGGGTCCGAAGGTGCCGTAGATCGCGCGGAAGCCGCGGTCGACGCTGCCGACGTTGATCAGGTTCTCCAGGACCCAGCGGGCGACGCGCTCGTGCTCGGCGGCCGGGCGGCCGGGGGCCTGGGCGGCGACGCGGGGCAGCAGCCTGGCCACTATCTGCTCGTGGTCCGCGCCCGTGTCGAAGTCCATGTTGAGCGTGACCAGGTCGATCGCGGCGAGCGCGACCTCGGCCATGGCGTAGCCGCCGTACTCGCCGGCGAGATTGGCCTTGCGCACGTCGAGGTCGTGCAGCGGGGCGGTGCAGGCGAGCGCGCGCAGGCGCCTGGCCAGGCCCTCGTCGGCGGCCGGGCCCGGCGCCGGGGAGGGATGGGTCTTCGCCGGGGCAGGGAAAGTCACGACGGAAAGACTAGGCGCTGACACGGACAACATCCCAAACGGCATGGTTCGGCCGGATCGTCCGCCGGATCGTCCGCCGGACCGGACGGGCGGGCCCGCCGCGTTCTACGCTCGCCGCATGGCATCCATGATCACACCCGCGGTCCCACCTGCGGTCCCCTCGGCGAGCACGTCGGCGATCACGTCCGCCGGGGCGGCGCCGGGCCCTCGCACCGACGCGGCCGGACCCGTCATCGACCTCAACGCGGATCTGGGCGAGGGATTCGGCCGCTGGACGCTCACCGACGACGAGGCGCTGCTGTCGGTGGTGACGAGCGCCAACGTGGCCTGCGGTTTCCACGCCGGGGACCCGTCCATCATGCGGCGGGTGTGCGAGCTGGCGGCCGAGCGGGGCGTACGGATCGGGGCCCAGGTGTCCTACCGCGACCTGGCGGGCTTCGGGCGGCGGGCGATGGACGTGCCGCCGGGCGAGCTGGCGGCCGAGGTGGCCTACCAGATCGGGGCGCTGGAGGTGTTCGCGCGGGCGGCCGGGTCCCGGGTCTCGTACGTGAAGCCGCACGGTGCGCTCTACAACCGGACCGTGCACGACGCGGCGCAGGCGGAGGCGGTGGTCGCGGGGGTGCGGCTGGCGGCCGGGCCCGGGGCGGACCTGCCGGTGCTCGGCCTGCCCGGTTCGCTGCTGCTCGCGGCCGCCGCGGACGCGGGGCTGACCGCGGTCCCGGAGGCCTTCGCCGACCGCGCGTACACGCCGACCGGGACCCTGGTGCCGCGGGACCGGCCGGGGGCGGTGCTGGGCACCCCCGCGGCGGTGGTCGCACAGGCCCTGGCACTGGCCGCCGGGGGCGCGGTGACGGCCGTCGACGGCACCCGGGTCGCGGTGACGGCCCGCTCCCTGTGCCTGCACGGAGACACGCCGGGCGCGGCGGACCTGGCCCGGCGGGTACGGGACTCCCTGGACGACGCCGGGATCCACGTGGAGGCCTTCGCGTGAGCCCGGGCGAGAGCGGTGACGCCGGGCGCTCGGGCGGCCGCAGGGGTGGCCCGACCGCCGGGTCGGCGCGGGGGCGCGCCGGGGGCGGCGGGTCTGGTGACGGTGGTGGGCGCGGGGGGCCGCGGGTGCTGCGCGTCGGCGGTGAGGCGCTGTTGTGCGAGCTGGATTCGGCGGCCGGGGTGGCCGCCCTGCACGCGGAGCTGCTGCGCCGCCGCGACCTCGGCGAGCTGGGCGGCGTACGGGAGATCGTGCCCGCCGCGCGGACCGTGCTGCTGGACGGGGTGCGGGAGCCCGCCGTGCTCGCCGCCCGGATCGGCGGCTGGCGGGTGCCGCCGCTCGCGCCCGCCGAGGGGCCGCTGGTGCGGGTGCCGGTGCGCTACGACGGGCCGGATCTGGCCGAGGTGGCCGCGCTGTGGGACGTACCGCCCGCGCGGGTGCCGGAGATCGTCGGGGGGACGGAGTTCCGGGTGGCCTTCTGCGGGTTCGCGCCCGGCTTCGGCTACCTCACGGGGCTCCCTGAACGGTTCCACCCGCCCCGCCGGGCCAGCCCCCGTACGGCCGTCCCGGCGGGCTCGCTCGCGCTGGCGGGCGAGTACGCGGGGGTGTACCCGCGTTCCTCCCCCGGAGGCTGGCAGCTGATCGGTTCCACCGACGCGGTGCTGTGGGACCCGGCGCGCGAACCGGCGGCGCTGTTCGCGCCCGGCGTGCGGGTCCGGTTCGTGGAGGCGGCCGCGTGACGCGGGCAGAGGGCCGTACGGTCGCGCCGCCCCACGGCCACTGCCCCGCGACGGGGGTCGAAGTGGTGCGGGCCGGGGCGCTGAGCACCGTGCAGGACCTCGGGCGGCCCGGGTTCGCGCACCTGGGGGTCCCGCACTCCGGCGCACTCGACGTGCCCGCGCACGCCCTCGCCAATCGCCTGCTGGGCAACCCGCCCGGCGCCGCGACGCTGGAGACCACCCTCGACGGGGTCGCGCTGCGTGCCCTGGCCCCGGTCACCGTGGCGGTCACGGGAGCGCCCTGTGCGGTACGGGCGGCGGGGCGCCCGGCGGCGTGGGGGGCGCCGGTACGGCTCGCGGCCGGGGCGGTGCTGGAGGTCGGGCCCGCGCTGCGCGGTGTGCGCGGCTACGTCGCCGTGCGGGGCGGGTTCGCGGTGGAGCCGGTGCTGGGCAGCCGCTCGACGGACCTGTTGTCGGGGCTGGGACCGGCGGTGCTGACGGCGGGCACGGTCCTGCCGGTGGGGCCGCCGCCCGGGGGGCCGGTCTGCGGGGCGGACGTGCTCCGGTTGCCCGCGCCTCCGGTGGAACTGGTCCTTCCGGTGCTGCTGGGGCCCCGGGACGACTGGTTCACCGCCGCGTCCGTCGCCGCGCTCGGGCGGGCGCGCTACCGGGTCTCGTCGGCGGGCAACCGGATCGGGCTGCGCACCGAGGGCGGCCCGCCGCTGGTGCGTGCCCGGGGCGGCGAGCTGCCGAGCGAGGGGATGGTGCGGGGGGCGGTGCAGGTGCCGCCGGACGGGATGCCGGTGGTGTTCCTGGCCGATCACCCGGTCACGGGTGGGTATCCGGTGCTGGGGGTGGTTCCGGTGGCGGCCCTCCACCTTGCCGCGCAGGCCCGGCCGGGGACGCCCGTGCGGTTCGTCCCGCGGGGGTGAGGGGGCATGGCCGCGGCCGCCGGGTGCTGTGCCTAGCCGGGACGCCGCCCGTCCGCCGGATGGGCCTCCGGCGGGCCCTCAAACGCCGGGCGGGCTGAAGCTGCACACCAGGTCCCGGCGGGGGCCCAAGGCCAATGAGCCGCCCGCGCGGCCGCCGGGCGCGGTACCGAGCCAGGACGCCGTCCGCCCGCCCGATGCGCCTCCGGCGGGCCCTCAAACGCCGGGCGGGCTGAAGCTGCACACCAGGTCCCGGCGGGGGCCCAAGGCCAATGAGCCGCCCGCGCGGCCGCCGGGCGCGGTACCGAGCCAGGACGCCGTCCGCCCGCCCGATGCGCCTCCGGCGGGCCCTCAAACGCCGGGCGGGCTGGATGTGTCCGCCTGCCCGGCTGCCGTGCCGCCTGGCGGCCGGGGCGGGGGCGGGCGGGGCGGTATGCGGTCCCTCGGCCCCGCCCCTCGGTCGGCTACACCGCCGATTCCGGGGTGATTCGGTTGCGGACCGCCGACTGGACATCTTCCTCTTCCGCCGGGTCCGTGGCGAGGCGGCGCAGGCGGGGGGCCACGCGGGCGTCGGCGGTTTCGGCGTGGTGGGCGGCCACCTCGCGGGTGGTCTCCTCGCAGTCCCACAGGCACTCGACCGCGAAGCCCGCCGCGAAGGACGGGTCGGTGCTGGCCAGGGCACGGGCCGCGCGGCCGCGCAGGTGGGAGGAGGCGGTCTCGCGGTAGATGTGGCGCAGTACGGGCGCGGCGCAGCCGATGGCGAGCCGTCCCGCCCCGTCCACCAGGGTGAAGAGCCGTACGGTGTCGGGTCCGGCGGCGCGGACCGTCGTGCGCAGCGCGCCGAGCACCAGGGTCGCGTCCTCGGCGCCGCCACGGGCGGCCAGCAGGGCCGCCGCGGCCGCCCCCAGGGCGTCGGGGCGGTGCACCCAGCTCCGGGCCCGGTCGATGGCGGCGGGGCCGCCCATGCGCTCGTAGGCGGCCACGGCGGGTTCGTCGCCTGCGGCCTCGATCAGGTCGAGGACGGCCGGGTTCTCCGGCTCGGCCAGGACGAGGTGGTGCAGCGCGGTGGCCCGGGCGGCCTCGCCGGACGCGCCCGCGGCGGCGGCCAGGATCGCCGGCCGGTCCTCGGGGGTCGCGACGGCGGCCAGGCAGCGGGCGGCGGGCACGTGCAGCGGCGTACCGCGGCGCAGCCCGTCGTCGGCCCAGTCGAAGACGGCCTGGACGCCCCAGCCCGGGCGGGGCCCGGAGGGGGTCAGCTGCCGCTGCCAGCGGTCGAAGGAGCCCTGCTGGCGGGCGGCGCGCAGCCGCTCGCCGAACTCGGGTCCCTCTTCCCACAGGCGCCACGGGCGCGGTTCGTAGGCGTCGCGGACGGCGGCGGCGAGCAGCGCCGCGCCCTCGGCGGTGCCGGGGAACCGGGCGAGCACGGGCCTGGCCAGGGCGCGGAGCCCGGCGTCGTCGTCGCGCAGCGCGAGTTCGTCGAGGGCCCAGGCCCAGTTCGATCCGGCGGCGGCGTAGCGGCGCAGCAGCATCAGCGCGTCGTCGCGGCCGTACGAGGCCAGGTGGCCGAGGACGGACAGGGCGAGGCCGGTGCGGCTGTCGCTGTCGTCGAGGAGGTCGTCGGCGCTGAAGAGGTGCGCCTCGATCTCGCCGAGCGGACCGCTGAGGTCCAGGTACAGGCGGGCGTAGTACAGCGAGCGGTTCTCGACCTGCCAGTCCTGGCGCGGATCGCGCAGTACGCACTGGTTGAGGGCCGCGAGGGCCTCCGCCCGGGGCGCGGCGAGCGCGTGCAGCGTGCCGTCGCCGCGGCCGCGCTGGAGGAGACCGAGCAGGGTCCCGCTCGGCGCTATGACTGGTTCGAACATGGGAAGGGCCTCAAATCAAGCTGGGGACGCGACCGGGAATCGGGATTCACAGGGCCGCGTAACAGCATGTGAGGACGTTCGCCGTCTTGTTCCGCTCGATGTAGACCATTGCCTTCTCACTCTCTCGGTGCGTCGCGGCCGGCGGCCGGACCGGGCGGGGACCTGTCTTGTCCTGCCCGTTCCTGCCCGTCCGCCTGGTTCGCGAATCGAATCCGTCGCCATGATGACCCAGCCGGTTTGTGCACCGCGACCACATTTAAGGCCGCCGTGACCAACCCGGGATGTACGCCCCCGTGAAAACGGACTACTTGGCTCCGAAGAGTTCGAGCAAATCGTCCTTCCCGAACATGCGCGCGGTGTCCACGGCCGACGGCGTGCCCGCGTTCGGGTCGGCTCCCCCGGCGAGCAGCGCGCGGATCACCGGTTCCTCGCCCTTGAAGACGGCGCCGGCGAGCGGGGTCTGGCCGCGGTCGTTGGCGCGGTCGCCTTCGGCGCCGCGGGCGAGCAGGGCCGTGACGGCCTCGGCGTGGCCGTGGTAGGCGGCGAGCATGACCAGGGTGTCGCCGCGGTCGTTGGTGAGGTTCGCCGGGACGCCCGCGTCGAGGTACGCGGTGAGCGTCTCGGTGTCGCCCTGGCGGGCGAGGTCGAAGATCTTGGTGGCCAGCTCGATGACGTCCTCGTCGGGAACCCCGGGGTTCCCGGCGTTCTCGGGGACGTCCGGGTGGCCGTGCTCGGCGTGCTCGCTCATCGGGTCGTACCGCCTCTCATGCGATGCCTGGCGTGAAGTTTCCCCAGGCCGGGAGGGCAGGGGAACGCACGGCACTACGTCCGTACGGGTGAATCGACAGAGTACTGCCCGGGCCGGGACATGGCGGGGCCGGACCGAGGCAAAGATCACCCCCGGGGGCGGGAGCGGGTCCGGTTGAGCCGGATCGGTGAAAAATTACAGAAATCACCCATCTGCACCTTTTATCGCATTGATACTTCCTGTGAGCCTGGAACAACTGATGGTGACTGTCCCCACCCACCAGGAGAGCTTGGAGAGCTTCTTATGGTCCTGTCCATCTCAGGTGTCGTCCTGCTCGGCATCATCTGCTTCCTCTTCTTCAAGAAGGACGGGATGAAGCTGTCCCACGCGTTCGTCTGCGCGCTGTTCGGCTTCTTCCTCGCCGGATCGGCCATCGCTCCGAGCATCACGGCCAGTACGGCCAGCCTCGCGAGCCTCCTCGGCGGCATCAAGCTCTGACCGCCCCGCACCCCGCCCGTACCGGCAGCACACGAAGAACCCAGGAGACGCCCGTGGCCCGGCGCCCACTTCCCCGCATCCTCATCAGCGGCAACGCGTCGCTGAGCAGGGGCCGCGACCTCGCTCGCACGGCCGCCGACAACGCCACGGACGTCCTCCATCCGCTGCTGACCATCGGGCGGGGCCTACGCGTCCTGGCCACGGCGGGGCGCCGCAGGTGGGCCGGGACCCCCAAGGACAAGCGTGGTCCTGCGCTGTTCCTGGCCGCGGCCTGCGTGCTCGTGATCGTCCTCGCGCCGTACGGGCCGCTGACCGCCCTGATCGCCCTCATGGCGGCGGCCGCCTGGCACGGGCGGGACCGCACCCCGGCGCCGACCGGGCCCGGCGACGCCGAGACCGAACGGCTCACCTCCCTCTACGAGGCCCTCGTCCCGTACTTCTCCATCCCCGAGGACCCCACCCCGCTCTTCGCCCACGGCGGCGAGTGGGACAAGGCCTTCAGCGACTACGAGTTCGACGGAGCGGGCCGGATCACCCGGCTGCGGATCCGCTACCCGGCCTACTTCACCGACGGCGAACCCTCCTCCCGGGCCCGGATCGAGTCCCTGCTGCACGCCAAGTCCGGGCGCGGGCGGGAGTACCTCTTCGACTGGGACGAGGAGGGCAACCAGCTCGACCTGAGCGTGCTGACCGCGCTGCCGACGAGCATCGCCGCCCAGCCCTTCGTGACCTCGCCCGGCGAGACCGTCCTCGGCTTCACGGACGCGGGCTCGGTGCAGCGCACCCTGCCGGTGGCCGACGGCGAGGAGACCCGGGACGCGCCGCCGGTGATCTGGCGGACCGGCCCCCGCTCCGCCGAGCCCCACCTGCTCGCGGTCGGCCAGCCCGGCAGCGGCACCTCCACCCTGCTGCGCTCCATCGCCCTCCAGGCCCTCCGGCACGGCGGTGACGTCCTGGTGGTCGAGGGCGGCGGCAGCGGCGAGTACTCCTGCCTCTCGGGGCGTACGGGCGTGCTCGCCGTGGAGAGCGGGCCCGC
This is a stretch of genomic DNA from Streptomyces sp. NBC_00536. It encodes these proteins:
- a CDS encoding LamB/YcsF family protein; protein product: MASMITPAVPPAVPSASTSAITSAGAAPGPRTDAAGPVIDLNADLGEGFGRWTLTDDEALLSVVTSANVACGFHAGDPSIMRRVCELAAERGVRIGAQVSYRDLAGFGRRAMDVPPGELAAEVAYQIGALEVFARAAGSRVSYVKPHGALYNRTVHDAAQAEAVVAGVRLAAGPGADLPVLGLPGSLLLAAAADAGLTAVPEAFADRAYTPTGTLVPRDRPGAVLGTPAAVVAQALALAAGGAVTAVDGTRVAVTARSLCLHGDTPGAADLARRVRDSLDDAGIHVEAFA
- a CDS encoding 5-oxoprolinase subunit B family protein; the protein is MLRVGGEALLCELDSAAGVAALHAELLRRRDLGELGGVREIVPAARTVLLDGVREPAVLAARIGGWRVPPLAPAEGPLVRVPVRYDGPDLAEVAALWDVPPARVPEIVGGTEFRVAFCGFAPGFGYLTGLPERFHPPRRASPRTAVPAGSLALAGEYAGVYPRSSPGGWQLIGSTDAVLWDPAREPAALFAPGVRVRFVEAAA
- a CDS encoding biotin-dependent carboxyltransferase family protein, giving the protein MVRAGALSTVQDLGRPGFAHLGVPHSGALDVPAHALANRLLGNPPGAATLETTLDGVALRALAPVTVAVTGAPCAVRAAGRPAAWGAPVRLAAGAVLEVGPALRGVRGYVAVRGGFAVEPVLGSRSTDLLSGLGPAVLTAGTVLPVGPPPGGPVCGADVLRLPAPPVELVLPVLLGPRDDWFTAASVAALGRARYRVSSAGNRIGLRTEGGPPLVRARGGELPSEGMVRGAVQVPPDGMPVVFLADHPVTGGYPVLGVVPVAALHLAAQARPGTPVRFVPRG
- a CDS encoding HEAT repeat domain-containing protein, whose translation is MFEPVIAPSGTLLGLLQRGRGDGTLHALAAPRAEALAALNQCVLRDPRQDWQVENRSLYYARLYLDLSGPLGEIEAHLFSADDLLDDSDSRTGLALSVLGHLASYGRDDALMLLRRYAAAGSNWAWALDELALRDDDAGLRALARPVLARFPGTAEGAALLAAAVRDAYEPRPWRLWEEGPEFGERLRAARQQGSFDRWQRQLTPSGPRPGWGVQAVFDWADDGLRRGTPLHVPAARCLAAVATPEDRPAILAAAAGASGEAARATALHHLVLAEPENPAVLDLIEAAGDEPAVAAYERMGGPAAIDRARSWVHRPDALGAAAAALLAARGGAEDATLVLGALRTTVRAAGPDTVRLFTLVDGAGRLAIGCAAPVLRHIYRETASSHLRGRAARALASTDPSFAAGFAVECLWDCEETTREVAAHHAETADARVAPRLRRLATDPAEEEDVQSAVRNRITPESAV
- a CDS encoding ankyrin repeat domain-containing protein, translating into MSEHAEHGHPDVPENAGNPGVPDEDVIELATKIFDLARQGDTETLTAYLDAGVPANLTNDRGDTLVMLAAYHGHAEAVTALLARGAEGDRANDRGQTPLAGAVFKGEEPVIRALLAGGADPNAGTPSAVDTARMFGKDDLLELFGAK